In one window of Haloprofundus halophilus DNA:
- a CDS encoding potassium channel family protein, protein MRFVIIGAGRVGLRTARVLREEGHDVTLIERDGDQAERARASGFEVVDGDGSREPILESAGVDEADALGALTSDLNANFAACMIGKHHGCRTVMRIDEDYREEIYQKYAQEVDEIVYPERLGAIGAKNALLGGSIRAIADVAQSLQVLLITVTDESPMNGYTISEVALPSESRILAFGKDGDPMGIPLPDDSVETGDRVAVLADFSVLDEVRQLLVGDSSMAAAVGGD, encoded by the coding sequence ATGCGGTTTGTTATCATTGGCGCCGGTCGTGTCGGGCTCCGAACCGCCCGCGTCCTCCGCGAGGAGGGTCACGACGTGACGCTCATCGAACGGGACGGCGACCAAGCCGAACGCGCCCGTGCCAGCGGGTTCGAGGTCGTCGACGGAGACGGCTCCCGCGAACCGATACTGGAGTCCGCGGGCGTCGACGAGGCCGACGCGCTCGGCGCGCTCACGAGCGACCTGAACGCCAACTTCGCGGCCTGCATGATCGGTAAGCACCACGGCTGTCGAACGGTGATGCGCATCGACGAGGACTACCGCGAGGAGATCTACCAGAAGTACGCCCAGGAGGTCGACGAGATCGTCTACCCGGAGCGACTCGGCGCTATCGGCGCGAAGAACGCGCTACTCGGCGGGTCGATTCGCGCCATCGCCGACGTCGCCCAGAGCCTCCAGGTGCTTCTCATCACGGTCACCGACGAGTCGCCGATGAACGGCTACACGATAAGCGAGGTCGCGCTCCCGTCGGAGTCGCGCATCCTCGCGTTCGGCAAGGACGGCGACCCGATGGGGATACCCCTCCCCGACGACTCGGTGGAGACGGGCGACCGCGTGGCCGTGCTCGCGGACTTCTCGGTGCTCGACGAGGTGCGTCAACTGCTCGTCGGCGACAGTTCGATGGCCGCCGCCGTGGGGGGTGACTGA
- a CDS encoding Lrp/AsnC family transcriptional regulator, whose protein sequence is MVTAYVMVKANTGEAERLRSEISSLDGVVDAHIVAGDVDIIAKVTVDTPAEVKNISATQIQGIDGVEDTQTYISMD, encoded by the coding sequence GTGGTCACCGCCTACGTGATGGTGAAAGCGAACACCGGCGAAGCCGAACGACTGCGCAGCGAGATATCGTCGCTCGACGGCGTCGTCGACGCCCACATCGTCGCCGGAGACGTCGACATCATCGCCAAGGTGACCGTCGACACGCCCGCGGAGGTCAAGAACATCTCCGCGACGCAGATTCAGGGCATCGACGGCGTCGAGGACACGCAGACGTACATCTCGATGGACTGA
- a CDS encoding DUF5813 family protein, producing MTDVPDRVHRAFRDHASFERVDETTYESVKSPFEGVVEVSPGEDGKIAYDVTVRVPMLDEVTDDEVADVVEEGWYETFELRVVDVGGVTAVERDLDPAVSETGRHATVEMAFEDINERRGVDDAGALVDFVEGTYAQGIIPGYDYTEPVSSMLSQAYQAGGSDPVE from the coding sequence ATGACCGACGTTCCCGACCGCGTGCACCGCGCCTTCCGCGACCACGCGTCGTTCGAGAGAGTGGACGAGACGACGTACGAATCCGTGAAGAGCCCCTTCGAGGGCGTCGTCGAGGTGTCGCCGGGCGAAGACGGCAAAATCGCCTACGACGTGACCGTCCGCGTGCCGATGCTCGACGAGGTGACCGACGACGAGGTCGCCGACGTCGTCGAGGAGGGTTGGTACGAGACGTTCGAACTCCGCGTCGTCGACGTGGGCGGCGTCACCGCCGTCGAACGCGACCTCGACCCCGCGGTGTCGGAGACGGGCCGCCACGCGACCGTCGAAATGGCGTTCGAGGACATCAACGAGCGTCGCGGCGTCGACGACGCGGGCGCGCTCGTCGACTTCGTCGAGGGGACGTACGCGCAGGGCATCATCCCCGGCTACGACTACACCGAGCCGGTGTCGTCGATGCTCTCGCAGGCGTATCAGGCCGGCGGGAGCGACCCCGTCGAGTAG